A genomic stretch from Vanrija pseudolonga chromosome 6, complete sequence includes:
- the GPD2_1 gene encoding Glycerol-3-phosphate dehydrogenase, mitochondrial — MFRVLSRRSAVVAATTVAVGSSYLLLQRDAHAQLDSIPVTKRRPSPLWSPMTREQMLDHLRSSGVFMKRTEHGGPEPGIVPPGGVAAKLAAQADDDDVFDLLIIGGGATGAGTALDAASRGLKVACVERDDFASGTSSKSTKLVHGGVRYLQKAVMELDYEQYKLVKEALRERKVFLETAPYLSNMLPILLPIYTWWQLPYYYIGCKAYDLLAGKENMESAYWMGKGRSLEAFPMLKADGLVGSVVYYDGQHNDSRMNIALVSTAVQHGAIVANRTEVVALHKKPDFKRGGIPRIHSATLKDKLTGEEFTVRTRGVVNATGPFADGVRKLDDPTIANIVAPSAGVHITLPNYYGPKTMGLLDPATSDGRVIFFLPWQGNVIAGTTDSPTTVEQNPIPKEQEIQWILDEVRRYLSPDIKVRRGDVLSAWSGIRPLVRDPGAKDTQSLVRNHMINVSEGGLLTIAGGKWTTYRAMAEETVDAAVKEFDLAPNGPSQTAHIKLVGGHAWSPTMYIKLIQQFGLETEVAKHLSESYGDRAWTVASMSESTGKTWPIHGTRFSALYPYIEAEARYAVRHEFALKATDFIGRRTRLSFLNVQVTLESLPRVIDIMGEELGWDSKRKNQEFDDAIQYLKSMGLPANTKITLAEVVKRHGNVPIMGLTTKQEEAVYARSAFSPKELQRLTEQFAQLDHDHDQKIDRKDILRAMSNAGYGSSVQTADGILAEVDFGRKGSIDFQDFLDIAAGLKELQLDSAFTHLAKLGEDEQQPAPERKKIPVERSGGGA, encoded by the exons ATGTTCCGCGTGCTCTCCCGCcgctcggccgtcgtcgccgcgaccacggtcgcggtcggctcgtcgtacctgctgctgcagcgcgacgcgcacgcccagctcgactcgatcCCCGTCACGAAGcggcgcccgtcgccgctctGGTCGCCGATGACGCGCGAGCAGATGCTCGACCACctgcgctcgtcgggcgTGTTCATGAAGCGCACTGAGCACGGCGGACCCGAGCCGGGAATCGTGCcccccggcggcgtggctgcCAAGCTTGCCGCCCaggccgatgacgacgacgtcttcgacctcctcatcatcggTGGAGgcgcgaccggcgccggtaccgcgctcgacgcggcgtcgagagGGCTCAAGGTCGCGTGtgttgagcgcgacgacttTGCGTCGGGCACCTCGTCCAAGTCGACCAAGCTCGTCCACGGCGGTGTCCGTTACCTCCAGAAGGCCGTCATGGAGCTCGACTACGAGCAGTacaagctcgtcaaggaggccCTCCGCGAGCGCAAGGTCTTCCTCGAGACGGCGCCCTACCTCTCCAACATGCTCCCTATCCTCCTCCCCATCTACACGTGGTGGCAGCTGCCGTACTACTACATTGGCTGCAAGGCctacgacctgctcgccggTAAGGAGAACATGGAGAGCGCGTACTGGATGGGCAAGggccgctcgctcgaggCGTTCCCCATGCTCAAGGCggacggccttgtcggctCGGTTGTCTACTATGACGGCCAGCACAACGACTCGCGCATGAACATTGCCCTTGTTTCCACGGCTGTGCAGCACGGCGCCATCGTCGCCAACCgcaccgaggtcgtcgcgctccacAAGAAGCCCGACTTCAAGCGCGGTGGCATCCCCCGCATCCACTCGGCCacgctcaaggacaagctcaCTGGCGAGGAGTTCACCGTCCGCACCCGCGGTGTTGTCAACGCTACTGGCCCCTTCGCCGACGGTGTCCGCAAGCTTGACGACCCTACCATCGCAAACATTGTCGCCCCTAGTGCCGGTGTTCACATCACCCTGCCG AACTACTACGGCCCCAAGACCATGGGTCTGCTCGACCCCGCGACCTCCGACGGCCGTGTCATCTTCTTCCTCCCATGGCAGGGCAACGTCATCGCCGGTACGACCGACTCGCCCACTACCGTCGAGCAGAACCCCATCCCCAAGGAGCAGGAGATCCAGTggatcctcgacgaggtccgcCGCTACCTCTCGCCCGACATCAAGGTCCGCCGCGGTGATGTCCTTTCGGCCTGGTCGGGTATCCGCCCCCTTGTTCGTGACCCCGGAGCCAAGGACACGCAGTCGCTCGTCCGCAACCACATGATCAACGTCAGCGAGGGCGGTCTGTTGACcattgccggcggcaagtggACTACCTA CCGTGCCATGGCCGAGGAgaccgtcgacgccgccgtcaaggagTTTGACCTTGCCCCCAACGGCCCCTCGCAGACCGCCCACATCAAGCTTGTCGGTGGCCACGCCTGGTCACCCACAATGTACATCAAGCTCATCCAGCAGTTTGGTCTCGAGaccgaggtcgccaagcaCCTGTCCGAGTCTTACGGCGACCGCGCGTGGACCGTCGCGTCCATGTCCGAGTCGACCGGCAAGACCTGGCCCATCCACGGCACGCGCTTCTCGGCTCTCTACCCTTACattgaggccgaggcccgcTACGCCGTCCGCCACGAGTTTGCGCTCAAGGCGACCGACTTTATCGGCCGCCGCACGCGTCTGTCGTTCCTCAACGTCCAGGTcacgctcgagtcgctcccCCGCGTCATTGACATTatgggcgaggagctcggaTGGGACAGCAAGCGCAAGAACCAGGAGTTTGACGACGCCATCCAGTACCTCAAGTCGATGGGTCTCCCCGCCAACACCAAGatcacgctcgccgaggtcgtcaagaGGCACGGCAACGTCCCCATCATGGGCCTGACAACAaagcaggaggaggccgtGTACGCCCGTTCCGCCTTCTCGCCCAAGGAGCTCCAGCGCCTTACTGAGCAGTttgcccagctcgaccacgaccacgaccagaAGATTGACCGCAAGGACATTCTCCGCGCCATGTCCAACGCGGGCTACGGCTCGAGCGTCCAGACCGCCGACGGCAtccttgccgaggtcgactttGGCCGCAAGGGCTCGATCGACTTCCAGGACTTCTTGGACATTGCCGCTGGGCTCAAGGAgctccagctcgactcggccttcacccacctcgccaagctcggcgaggacgagcagcagcccgctCCTGAACGGAAGAAGATCCCCGTCGAGCGTtccggtggtggtgcttaA
- the NIC96 gene encoding Nucleoporin NIC96: MYGTAYNSSTSGRPPASSTLSSLLAKANSLNAVDHDPELPQIRLGIDELERMSEVAAGKGRRGGNGEGYQLLSNLGINTSQLSHEIAQLPADVSASTSRPARKRKAQASSSRLAPIGDLGPAYAVGDADVGAWGRNWHEMVILSGIEVQRQKTVKSFQKQFQQKILSNWENEKTRVLQDELGVTDDELARLSSGAAGPSRLGESTATALSKSRLGASTRRFPLAESMLGKSTVEAREGGLVMHNKAMQYEKVVSTLNKKRLRKEPYELCQAFEATVKNDAKFPLLPKAYNILAHLTQEPSLRDASGAYNSSAAPVLERQYAQAYYADSSANSHSLLAGRLAMGARQSLEHDFELYIDDKISKNPKEAALGGVPGITNKVRAFVDVTLRPQEAQDAYRPETVGGIKLWAQVYYLLRCGYTDEAAQLVETHHGSVKKDDWSFTACFKAYLSSPDRRLPKNLRDQLYNDFNGHIRSNANVDQFKFALYKIVGRFDMNRKTAKVAATTEDWVWLQLMLTRENKDGDAPQEQYDLADVAKQVLSYGSDRFDDKGRRPFTWFNLLLYTGQFERAVAYLYSKKELKTDAVHIAIALQYYGLLRAPSTTTDADILTVDEGSDTAYLNFGRLIELYIGPFHRIEPQAALQYAYLVALASDAPAPTGENQRQLALALVRDIVITSRSWSKLLGSVRADGSKETGVIERDLDLLHLSDEQDYLQSVVLAAADQASADASLADSVELYHLAGAYDKVVETVNRALGHSLGQASGAPFTGAQTPASVGLSGAFGGATDLESLASRVHDVYINDFPKRTRINQRNWDTLEVLLKLKLALSQYAADRPDLALETFRSTGLLPLDNDTTQIARYAQRFREVLDQPVVSNLDDVIITTMKCLHRLSQQLKDSPYGDHGRMQQLSAYKHQAQCLIQFASTLRLRLGPDVYRQLSSMSAFF, encoded by the exons ATGTACGGCACGGCGTACAACAGCAGCACGTCgggccgcccgcccgccagctcgaCTCTCAGCTCGCTGCTCGCAAAGGCCAACTCGCTCAACGCAGTCGACCATGACCCCGAGCTGCCCCAGATCAGGTTGGGCATTGACGAGTTGGAGAGGATGAGtgaggtggcggcgggcaaggGAAGGCGGGGTGGCAACGGTGAAGG CTACCAGCTCCTCTCCAACCTCGGCATCAACACCTCCCAGCTCAGCCACGAGATCGCTCagctccccgccgacgtctcggcgtcgacctcgcgcccggcgcgcaagcgcaaggcccaggccagctcgtcgcgtctCGCCCCcatcggcgacctcggccccgcgTACGCCGTTGGCGATGCGGACGTCGGTGCCTGGGGTCGCAACTGGCACGAGATGGTCATCCTCAGCGGCATCGAGGTGCAGAGGCAGAAG ACCGTCAAGTCGTTCCAGAAGCAGTTCCAGCAGAAGATTCTGTCCAACTGGGAGAACGAGAAGACCCGCGTGCTCCAGGATGAGCTCGGtgtcaccgacgacgagctcgcgcgcctgtCATCCGGTGCCGCTGGCCCCAGCCGCCTTGGCGAGTCGACGGCCACCGCCCTCAGCAAGAGCCGTCTCGGCGCTTCCACCCGTCGCTTCCCCCTCGCCGAGTCGATGCTCGGCAAGAGCACTGTCGAGGCGCGTGAGGGCGGCCTCGTCATGCACAACAAGGCGATGCAGTACGAGAAGGTCGTGAGCACGCTCAACAAGAAGCGCCTCCGCAAGGAGCCGTATGAGCTGTGCCAGGCCTTCGAGGCGACGGTCAAGAACGACGCCAAGTTCCCCCTCTTGCCCAAGGCCTACAACATTCTCGCGCACCTGACTCAGGAGCCGTCGCTCCGGGATGCGTCGGGGGCCTACAACTCGTCTGCTGCACCGGTCCTCGAGCGGCAGTACGCTCAGGCGTACTACGCCGACAGCAGCGCGAACTCGcactcgctgctcgctggtCGTCTCGCCATGGGCGCTCGCCAGTCCCTGGAACACGACTTTGAACTCTACATTGACGACAAGATCTCCAAGAACCCCAAggaggcggcgcttggcggcgtgcccggcaTCACCAACAAGGTCCGCGCCTTTGTCGACGTGACCCTTCGACCCCAGGAGGCCCAGGACGCGTACCGCCCCGAGACGGTCGGTGGAATCAAGCTCTGGGCGCAGGTCTACTACCTGCTCCGCTGTGGCTACACAGACGAGGCCGCCCAATTAGTCGAGACGCACCACGGCTCGGTCAAGAAGGATGACTGGTCTTTCACCGCTTGCTTCAAGGCGTACCTCTCGTCGCCTGACAGGCGCCTGCCCAAGAATCTCCGTGACCAGCTGTACAACGACTTCAACGGCCACATCAGGAGTAACGCCAACGTGGACCAGTTCAAGTTTGCGCTCTACAAGATTGTGGGCCGTTTCGACATGAACCGCAAGACGGCTAaggtcgccgccaccaccgaggACTGGGTCTGGCTCCAGCTCATGCTTACTCGCGAAaacaaggacggcgacgcgccgcaggAGCAGTacgaccttgccgacgtGGCCAAGCAGGTCCTCAGCTACGGCTCGGACAGGTTTGATGACAAGGGCAGGAGACCGTTCACATGGTTCAACCTTCTGCTCTACACGGGCCAGTTTGAGCGTGCTGTGGCGTACCTGTACTCGAAGAAGGAGCTCAAGACGGACGCCGTGCACATTGCTATCGCATTGCAGTACTACGGTCTGCTCCGTGCGCCATCGACCACCACTGACGCCGACATCT TGACCGTTGACGAGGGCTCCGACACGGCCTACCTCAACTTTGGCCGCCTCATCGAGCTCTACATCGGCCCCTTCCACCGCATCGAGCCCCAGGCAGCTCTGCAGTACGCTtacctcgtcgccctcgcctcggacgcccccgcgccgactGGCGAGAACCAGCGgcagcttgcccttgcgctgGTTCGCGACATTGTCAtcacctcgcgcagctggtcaaagctcctcggcagtgtgcgcgccgacggctcgAAGGAGACCGGTGTTATCGAGCGCGATCTCGACCTGCTTCACCTCAGCGATGAACAGGACTACCTCCAGTCGGTTGTCCTCGCTGCGGCCGACCAGGCGTCGGCCGatgcctcgctcgccgactcggtcgagctctaccacctcgccggcgcgtacgacaaggtcgtcgagacTGTCAACCGCGCTCTTGGCCACAGCCTGGGCCAGGCTTCCGGCGCGCCATTCACCGGCGCCCAGACCCCCGCATCCGTTGGCCTCTCGGGCGCGTTTGGTGGCGCGACCGACCTCGAGTCTCTCGCGTCCCGCGTGCACGACGTCTACATCAACGACTTCCCCAAGCGCACGCGCATCAACCAGCGCAACTGGGAcacgctcgaggtgctcctcaagctcaagctcgcgctgTCTCAGTATGCTGCTGACCGacccgacctcgcgctcgagacgtTCCGCTCGACTGGTCTCCTGCCGCTTGACAACGACACGACGCAGATCGCGCGCTACGCCCAGCGCTTccgcgaggtcctcgaccaGCCTGTCGTCTCCAACCTTGACGACGTGATCATCACCACGATGAAGTGTCTGCACCGCCTGAGCCAGCAGCTCAAGGACTCGCCCTACGGCGACCACGGCCGCATGCAGCAGCTGTCGGCATACAAGCACCAGGCGCAGTGCCTCATCCAGTTTGCCAGCACGCTGCGACTGCGTCTTGGCCCCGACGTTTACCGCCAGCTGTCGTCGATGAGCGCGTTCTTCTGA
- the ypt2 gene encoding GTP-binding protein ypt2 has product MAGPHYDFLIKLLLIGDSGVGKSCLLLRFCDDSWTPSFITTIGIDFKIRTIELDGKRIKLQIWDTAGQERFRTITTAYYRGAMGILIVYDVTDEKSFNNVRTWHAQIEQHASAGVNKILIGNKCDWDEKRAVTLEQGKALADEFGLRFLETSAKANEGVEEAFFTLARDIKTRLIDSQPQPEAPVQLNADRGVNVSAKQNTSSSGCC; this is encoded by the exons ATGGCCGGTCCTCACTACGACTT CCTCatcaagctcctcctcatcggTGACTCTG GTGTCGGAAAATCCTGTCTGCTTTTGCGCTTCTGCGACGACTCGTGGACCCCGTCGTTCATCACGACCATTGGCATCGACTT CAAGATCAGGACGATTGAGCTCGATGGCAAGCGCATCAAGCTGCAGATT TGGGACACTGCCG GCCAGGAGCGTTTCCGTACCATCACCACGGCCTACTACCGCGGTGCCATGGGTATCTTGATCGTCTACGACGTGACCGACGAGAAGAGCTTCAACA ACGTTCGCACCTGGCACGCCCAGATCGAGCAGCACGCCTCTGCTGGAGTCAACAAGATTCTGATTGGCAACAAGTGCGACTgggacgagaagcgcgccgtcacgctcgagcagggcaaggcgctcgccgacgagttTGGCCTCCGCTTCCTCGAGACCAGCGCAAAGGCGAACGAGGGTGTGGAGGAGGCCTTCTTCACTCTTGCGAG GGACATTAAGACTCGCCTGATCGACTCGCAGCCTCAACCAGAGGCGCCTGTGCAGCTCAACGCCGACCGCGGTGTCAACGTCTCTGCCAAGCAGAACACGAGCAGCAGTGGCTGCTGCTAA
- the rpmD gene encoding 50S ribosomal protein L30, with protein MIPSLRALNAAASAPTHHLITLVRSARGLPPQSKATLEALGLHRIQQSVLHPFGATTAGKILKVKELVKVRNVSEYEGLQALERRRPEGAGVVPTGRAFGGSKRDTGVAV; from the coding sequence ATGATCCCGTCCCTCcgcgcgctcaacgccgccgcctcggcacccacccaccacctgATCACGCtcgtgcgctcggcgcgcggcctgcCCCCGCAGTCCAAGGCGacgctcgaggccctcggcctgcacCGTATCCAGCAGAGCGTGCTGCACCCCTTCGGCGCGACCACGGCCGGCAAGATCCTcaaggtcaaggagctcgtcaaggtccGCAACGTCTCCGAGTACGAGGGCCTGCAGGCGcttgagcgccgccggccggagggcgctggcgtcgtgcCTACTGGTCGCGCTTTCGGAGGCTCGAAGCGGGATACCGGTGTTGCTGTCTAG
- the OTC gene encoding Ornithine carbamoyltransferase, mitochondrial, with protein sequence MVLPALRSATRLPAPAALSRTLARTAAYSTANIPGGAPAPKAKAAAPARPAPAAAAAAASPAARAPRQRQQNFKPANRYREDERRAGAPPHFITLADLTPAEIEKLVREALAFKLLLKRAGPNSVVQSLKNRSTALIFSKRSTRTRVASETSAITLGGTPMFLGSQDIQLGVNETLEDSARVISSMVDGIMARVGAHSEIETLAQYSAVPVVNALSDLYHPTQILADILTLVETYSTIKVPEEVFNEPKVHTAVRKWVHDNVDVGAALKDKKVAWVGDTNNIINEIIVTLPRLGSTVSVASPKGYDKVDPRVWERITSAGTESKIQLTNSPAEALKDADVVVTDTWISMGQEDEKAARIAAFAGYQLTNELITGSGAKPDWKFLHCLPRKQEEVNDEVFYGDRSLVFPEAENRKWTIMAVFDAYFGRWHRA encoded by the exons ATGGTTCTCCCCGCCCTTCGCTCCGCGACCCGCCTgcccgctcccgccgcgctctcgcgcacgctcgcccGCACGGCGGCGTACAGCACGGCCAACATCCCCGgcggtgcgccggcgccgaaggccaaggccgcggcgccggctcgccccgctcctgctgctgctgctgctgctgcttcccccgccgcccgcgccccgcgccagcgccagcagaACTTCAAGCCCGCCAACCGGTaccgcgaggacgagcgccgcgccggcgcgccgccgcacttcatcacgctcgccgacctgacGCCGGCCGAGATTGAGAAgctcgtgcgcgaggcgctcgcgttcAAGCTGCTGCTTAAGCGCGCCGGCCCCAACTCGGTCGTGCAGTCGCTCAAGAACCGCTCCACCGCGCTCATCTTCTCCAAGCGCAGCACGCGTACCCGTGTCGCGTCCGAGACGTCGGCCAtcacgctcggcggcacgccCATGTTCCTCGGCTCGCAGGAcatccagctcggcgtcaacgagacgctcgaggactCTGCGCGCGTGATCTCATCCATGGTCGACGGCATCATGGCCCGTGTCGGCGCCCACTCGGAGATCGAGACCCTCGCACAGTACTCGGCCGTGCCCGTCGTCAACGCCCTCTCGGACCTGTACCACCCCACGCagatcctcgccgacatTCTGACGCTCGTCGAGACGTACTCGACCATCAAGGTGCCCGAGGAGGTGTTCAACGAGCCCAAGGTCCACACCGCCGTGCGCAAATGGGTgcacgacaatgtcgacgttggcgccgcgctcaaggacaagaaggtcGCGTGGGTCGGTGACACCAACAACATTATCAACGAGATTATCGTCACTCTGCCGCGTCTGGGATCTACCGTGTCGGTCGCCTCCCCCAAGGGAtacgacaaggtcgacccCCGTGTCTGGGAGCGCAT CACGtccgccggcaccgagtCCAAGATCCAGCTGAccaactcgcccgccgaggcgctcaaggacgccgacgtggtCGTCACCGACACGTGGATCTCGATGGGccaggaggacgagaaggcgGCGCGTATCGCCGCGTTCGCGGGCTACCAGCTCACCAACGAGCTCATCACCGGCTCTGGCGCCAAGCCCGACTGGAAGTTCCTGCACTGCCTCCCGCGCAAGCAGGAGGAGGTCAACGACGAGGTCTTCTACGGCgaccgctcgctcgtcttccccgaggccgagaaccGCAAGTGGACCATCATGGCTGTCTTTGATGCCTACTTTGGCCGGTGGCACCGGGCGTAg
- the sirT gene encoding Thioredoxin reductase sirT, translated as MAAAPTLTDLLVIGGGPAGLSAATMFARTLRPGVLYDSGVYRNAPAKESHTIPGFDGADPAAYRSKAAADLARYTNIEVRKGKIVNLVRDDKGFTATDADGRVTTARKVVLATGVKDNLPPIPGLAAQWGRRALHCIFCHGTETANARMGFLLTPPAEGKVPNAVIVGMILSVWAAIPYPAKYLFTHGMDTSTEQGAKDAGIWGLEDVLSMRGFTVVNDKIERIEDTGDSLSVEFGSREAVPVANLLVVPDSSEPNGDAKAWLTEGLLGGAIGFGGALPPIGPDAPPAAMPPRGGVDPRTPTPGLFWAGNAGSPACNVAMAASHGQVAAAVAAHEIGSEDVATAKVVIPKMHAAMGRRH; from the exons ATGGCCGCAGCACCAACCCTcaccgacctcctcgtcatcggcggcgggcctGCCGGGCTGTCCGCCGCGACAATGTTCGCGCGCACCCTGCGCCCCGGGGTACTGTACGATTCAGGCGTGTACCGCAACGCGCCGGCCAAGGAGTCGCACACGATCCCCGGCttcgacggcgccgaccccgccgcgtACCGCTCCAAGGCTGCTGCCGATCTCGCGCGGTACACCAACATCGAGGTGCGTAAGGGCAAGATTGTGAACCTCGtccgcgacgacaaggggTTCACGGCGACGgatgccgacggccgcgtgACTACCGCGCGCAAGGTCGTGCTTGCCACTGGCGTCAAAGACAACCTGCCCCCTATCCCAG gcTTGGCCGCCCAAtggggccgccgcgcgctccactGCATCTTCTGCCACGGCACCGAGACGGCCAACGCGCGCATGGGCTTCCTGCTCACCCCGccggccgagggcaaggtgcCGAACGCGGTGATCGTCGGCATGATCCTCAGCGTGTGGGCCGCGATCCCTTATCCGGCCAAGTACCTCTTCACGCACGGCATGGACACGAGCACGGAGCAGGGGGCGAAGGACGCCGGTATCTGGGGACTGGAGGACGTGCTCTCTATGCGCGGGTTCACGGTCGTCAACGACAAGATTGAGCGCATTGAGGACACGGGCGACAGCCTCTCGGTCGAGTTTGGCTCGCGCGAGGCTGTGCCCGTCGCCaacctgctcgtcgtgccCGACTCGTCCGAGCCCAATGGTGATGCCAAGGCATGGCTCACCGAGggcctgcttggcggcgccatcggcttcggcggcgcgctgccccCCATCgggcccgacgcgccgcccgccgccatgccgccccgcggcggcgtcgacccgcgCACGCCCACTCCGGGCCTCTTCTGGGCCGGCAAcgcgggctcgccggcgtgtAATGTCGCCATGGCGGCGAGCCACGGCCaggtcgctgctgctgtcgccgcgcACGAGATTGGCTCCGAGGACGTCGCGACGGCCAAGGTCGTCATCCCCAAGATGCACGCCGCGATGGGCCGGAGGCACTAG